One genomic window of Campylobacter sp. MG1 includes the following:
- a CDS encoding GTPase — MSIEQIIAEEKAKFEKANSYANIMILGHTGAGKSSLINHVFGSKVANVSNHKPQTGEFNVFLGKDFNKTINIIDSEGYELAGEADSFVNKVKDFQNKLESGKINNCEGNIHVIWYCISASKTRVEDMDLNIVKLLKKNYKNIFVVMTQCDEDDANLSIQKEYEKILNTKIYAVSKDLADEDTDLNSLLNDSANSISDDDIQKAFVASQERSIALKEQHAKTIILRYTSFCVAAGANPIPLVSDTVVITPTQVAMLVHIGRIYGVDISKTALKSLAAETLASNLGKALAGNLLKFTGVGAIVGSAITASVAGVITYGMGFAYSEYCKKKYQDILAGKVVDDDIVENICQVIKHYIDTISWADVKKELHKNKENKKDTKEDNQEKEDKE, encoded by the coding sequence ATGAGTATAGAACAAATTATCGCAGAAGAAAAAGCAAAGTTTGAAAAGGCAAATTCATATGCAAATATTATGATTTTAGGTCATACAGGTGCAGGCAAAAGCTCACTAATAAATCATGTTTTTGGCTCTAAAGTAGCAAATGTTAGCAATCATAAACCACAAACTGGAGAGTTTAATGTATTTTTAGGAAAAGATTTTAACAAAACTATAAATATTATCGATTCAGAAGGCTATGAATTAGCAGGCGAAGCAGATAGTTTTGTAAATAAAGTTAAAGATTTTCAAAATAAGCTTGAAAGTGGCAAGATAAATAATTGCGAAGGAAATATTCATGTAATTTGGTATTGCATATCTGCAAGTAAAACAAGAGTGGAAGATATGGATTTAAATATCGTAAAATTATTAAAGAAAAACTATAAAAATATTTTTGTAGTAATGACACAATGTGATGAAGATGATGCTAATTTAAGTATTCAAAAAGAATATGAGAAAATCTTAAATACAAAAATATATGCAGTTAGTAAAGATTTAGCTGATGAAGATACAGATTTAAATTCTTTATTAAATGATAGTGCAAATAGTATTAGTGATGATGATATACAAAAAGCTTTTGTAGCATCTCAAGAAAGAAGCATTGCATTAAAAGAACAACATGCTAAAACAATTATATTACGCTACACCTCGTTTTGTGTTGCTGCAGGAGCAAATCCTATACCTTTAGTAAGTGATACTGTAGTAATCACACCTACTCAAGTAGCAATGCTAGTGCATATTGGGCGTATATATGGAGTTGATATATCAAAAACAGCTTTAAAAAGCTTAGCAGCAGAAACTTTAGCTAGTAATTTAGGAAAAGCTTTAGCAGGTAACTTGCTTAAATTTACTGGGGTTGGAGCTATTGTAGGAAGTGCGATTACTGCAAGTGTAGCAGGTGTTATTACTTATGGAATGGGCTTTGCGTATTCAGAATATTGTAAAAAGAAATATCAAGATATTTTAGCGGGTAAAGTTGTAGATGATGATATTGTTGAAAATATTTGCCAAGTAATCAAACACTATATAGATACTATTAGTTGGGCGGATGTCAAAAAAGAACTACACAAAAATAAAGAAAATAAAAAAGATACTAAAGAAGATAACCAAGAAAAAGAAGATAAGGAATAA
- a CDS encoding GTPase, with amino-acid sequence MQYQEARVLVIGKTGNGKSSFINYLLDEAKAPTGIGKPITQEFKEYEKIVDDRLRLIVTDSKGLESNKDDFESIIKNIKSYIQSKNSSDNVAEFFHVVFYCLKYNTKRIEEQEIKLIKQLKELLKFNIHFIITGCDSIKSAEEFNEYEEHIKKELGKDTRLYKVCSIEVEKRGGQKTQKYGKEEVINGVIDLIFENLATSFAYDFARKYVESYNKTLDNYEERLNKTIDSNIGFFSRLFSFLDTTRAEVKAEFEKVRSQIINEIENLQDNMVNEHSIKLDEIFTFCNVLSDTFGVKQTLSKSLNTKALKDTLHFKEYGLWDSFANMFTNNDAKESFKKYFNSLKIPLNANINQSNNNAWVLPILFFADKEKLGVEKKLVEDIKAVIMQSKQ; translated from the coding sequence ATGCAATATCAAGAAGCTAGAGTATTGGTTATTGGCAAGACTGGTAATGGTAAAAGTTCTTTTATAAATTATCTTTTAGATGAAGCTAAAGCGCCTACTGGTATTGGTAAGCCTATTACACAAGAATTTAAAGAATATGAAAAAATAGTTGATGATAGACTAAGGCTTATTGTCACTGATAGTAAAGGGCTTGAATCAAACAAAGATGATTTTGAAAGTATTATTAAAAATATCAAATCATATATACAAAGCAAAAATAGTAGCGATAATGTAGCTGAGTTTTTTCATGTTGTTTTTTATTGCCTGAAATATAATACAAAAAGAATTGAAGAGCAAGAAATAAAATTAATCAAACAACTAAAAGAGCTTTTAAAATTTAATATTCACTTTATTATTACAGGTTGTGATAGTATTAAAAGTGCTGAAGAATTTAACGAATATGAAGAGCATATTAAAAAAGAGCTTGGAAAAGATACAAGATTATATAAAGTATGTTCTATTGAAGTAGAAAAAAGAGGCGGACAAAAAACTCAAAAATACGGCAAAGAAGAAGTGATAAATGGCGTTATTGATTTGATTTTTGAAAACCTAGCTACAAGTTTTGCTTACGATTTTGCTCGTAAATATGTGGAATCTTATAATAAAACTTTAGATAATTATGAAGAACGATTAAATAAAACAATTGATAGTAATATTGGCTTTTTTTCAAGACTTTTTAGCTTTTTAGATACTACAAGAGCAGAAGTAAAAGCAGAATTTGAAAAAGTAAGATCGCAAATCATTAATGAGATAGAGAATTTACAAGATAATATGGTAAATGAGCACTCTATAAAGCTTGATGAGATTTTTACATTTTGCAATGTTTTAAGTGATACTTTTGGTGTTAAGCAAACGCTAAGTAAGTCTTTAAACACAAAGGCATTAAAAGATACTTTACATTTTAAAGAATATGGCTTATGGGATAGTTTTGCAAATATGTTTACAAATAATGATGCTAAAGAAAGCTTTAAAAAATATTTTAATAGTTTAAAAATACCGTTAAATGCAAATATAAATCAAAGCAATAATAATGCTTGGGTTTTACCAATATTATTCTTTGCTGATAAAGAAAAATTGGGTGTAGAAAAAAAGCTTGTTGAAGATATTAAAGCAGTTATTATGCAGTCTAAACAATAA
- a CDS encoding YkgJ family cysteine cluster protein yields MLDNFPCTACGLCCKSINGVKELEEFNLNGVCMHLADDNTCRIYENRPMVCRVDEYYERFLKKYMSKAKYYNENIKVCNALQDKFKVDKKYKINLIKEF; encoded by the coding sequence ATGTTAGATAATTTTCCATGCACTGCATGTGGCTTATGCTGCAAGAGTATTAACGGAGTAAAAGAACTAGAAGAATTTAATTTAAATGGTGTTTGTATGCACCTAGCAGATGATAATACATGCAGGATTTATGAAAATCGTCCTATGGTTTGTAGGGTTGATGAATATTACGAAAGGTTTCTTAAAAAGTATATGAGTAAGGCTAAATATTACAACGAGAATATAAAAGTCTGCAATGCTTTACAAGATAAATTTAAAGTAGATAAAAAATATAAAATTAATTTAATTAAGGAGTTTTAA